In Pasteurella multocida subsp. multocida OH4807, a genomic segment contains:
- a CDS encoding S-adenosylmethionine synthetase (COG0192 S-adenosylmethionine synthetase) has protein sequence MSSYLFTSESVSEGHPDKIADQISDAVLDEILKQDPKARVACETYVKTGMALVGGEITTSAWVDIENLTRQVICDIGYKHSDMGFDGHSCAVLNAIGKQSSDINQGVDRENPLDQGAGDQGIMFGYATNETDVLMPAAITYAHRLMERQAKVRKNGTLDWLRPDAKSQVTLKYEDNKIVGVDAVVLSTQHCDSVSQHDLHEAVMEEIIKPVLPAEWLSKETKYFINPTGRFVIGGPMGDCGLTGRKIIVDTYGGAARHGGGAFSGKDPSKVDRSAAYAARYVAKNIVAAGLADRCEIQLSYAIGVADPTSIMVETFGTGKVANELLVSLVREFFDLRPYGLIKMLNLIQPIYRETAAYGHFGREQFPWEKVDRAEELRVAAGLK, from the coding sequence ATGTCAAGTTACTTATTTACTTCGGAGTCAGTGTCAGAAGGGCATCCAGATAAAATTGCGGATCAGATTTCTGATGCAGTACTCGATGAAATTCTTAAACAAGATCCTAAAGCACGTGTTGCGTGTGAAACCTATGTGAAAACAGGCATGGCATTAGTCGGTGGTGAAATTACGACATCAGCATGGGTTGATATTGAAAATTTAACACGTCAAGTGATTTGCGATATTGGTTATAAGCATTCGGATATGGGCTTTGATGGGCATTCTTGTGCGGTATTAAATGCGATTGGTAAACAATCTTCTGACATTAATCAAGGGGTCGATCGTGAGAATCCATTAGATCAAGGCGCAGGTGACCAAGGGATTATGTTTGGTTATGCGACCAATGAAACAGATGTCTTAATGCCAGCAGCCATTACGTATGCGCATCGTTTAATGGAGCGCCAAGCAAAAGTTCGTAAAAATGGTACATTAGATTGGTTACGCCCCGATGCCAAAAGTCAAGTCACGTTAAAATATGAAGATAACAAAATTGTGGGTGTAGATGCGGTTGTGCTTTCAACACAACATTGTGATAGTGTTAGCCAACATGATTTGCATGAAGCAGTGATGGAAGAAATCATCAAACCTGTCTTACCAGCTGAGTGGCTATCGAAAGAAACTAAATATTTTATCAACCCAACAGGTCGTTTCGTCATCGGTGGACCGATGGGCGATTGTGGTTTAACGGGGCGAAAAATTATTGTGGATACTTATGGTGGGGCGGCACGTCATGGTGGTGGGGCATTCTCTGGTAAAGATCCCTCTAAAGTTGACCGTTCAGCCGCTTATGCTGCGCGTTACGTGGCAAAAAATATTGTTGCTGCAGGACTTGCGGATCGTTGCGAAATCCAGCTCTCTTATGCGATTGGTGTGGCAGATCCAACATCTATTATGGTGGAAACCTTTGGTACAGGTAAAGTGGCAAATGAATTGCTAGTGTCATTAGTACGTGAGTTTTTTGATTTACGTCCATATGGTTTAATTAAGATGCTCAATCTCATTCAACCAATTTACCGTGAAACAGCTGCTTATGGTCATTTTGGTCGTGAACAATTCCCTTGGGAAAAAGTTGATCGTGCAGAAGAGTTAAGAGTGGCTGCAGGGTTAAAATAA
- the ndk gene encoding multifunctional nucleoside diphosphate kinase/apyrimidinic endonuclease/3'-phosphodiesterase (COG0105 Nucleoside diphosphate kinase), whose product MAVERTLSLIKPDAVKRHLIGTILSRFEQAGFNVVGAKMIQLTQKQAEGFYAEHEGKAFFADLVAYMISAPVVALVLEKENAVKDYRALIGATNPEQAAEGTIRREFALDGRHNSVHGSDSIESAKREIAYFFVENELF is encoded by the coding sequence ATGGCAGTAGAAAGAACTTTATCTCTGATTAAACCTGATGCAGTAAAACGGCATTTAATCGGGACAATTTTAAGTCGTTTTGAGCAAGCAGGCTTCAATGTCGTTGGTGCCAAAATGATACAGTTAACTCAAAAACAAGCAGAGGGATTTTATGCAGAGCATGAAGGCAAAGCCTTTTTTGCTGATTTAGTTGCTTATATGATATCGGCACCAGTTGTTGCATTAGTATTAGAAAAAGAGAATGCGGTTAAAGATTACCGCGCATTGATCGGTGCAACTAATCCTGAGCAAGCGGCAGAAGGCACAATTCGTCGTGAATTTGCTCTGGATGGGCGTCATAACTCTGTGCATGGTTCAGATAGTATTGAAAGTGCAAAACGAGAGATCGCTTATTTCTTTGTTGAAAATGAGCTTTTTTAA
- a CDS encoding aminopeptidase B (COG0260 Leucyl aminopeptidase) produces the protein MQITLSYQAASDVWGKKALLSFNQEQATIHVCDNAECTLVQKAARKLRGQGIKDVELIGENWNLENCWAFYQGFYTAKQDYALAFPHLDEAPQAELLARIQCGDFVREIINAPAEEITPIELAKRAAAFIEEQAEAYGEKSAVQFKLISGEALKEQHYHGIWNVGRGSANPPVMLQLDFNPTGNPEAPVLACLVGKGITFDSGGYSIKPSEGMSTMRTDMGGAALVTGALGLAIARGLQQRVKLYLCCAENLVSSNAFKLGDIIRYRNGVTAEILNTDAEGRLVLADGLIEADQQKPQVIIDCATLTGAAKMAVGNDYHSVLSMDDKLVEALFAAAHEEKEPFWRLPFAELHRSQISTAFADIANTGTVPVGAGASTATAFLSYFVENYQQNWLHIDCSATYRKTASDLWAVGATGIGVQTLAHFLVKKAHG, from the coding sequence ATGCAAATTACCCTTTCCTACCAAGCCGCCAGTGACGTGTGGGGGAAAAAGGCGCTGTTGAGTTTTAATCAAGAACAAGCCACCATTCACGTCTGTGATAATGCAGAATGCACATTAGTTCAAAAAGCCGCCCGCAAATTACGTGGTCAAGGGATTAAAGACGTAGAGTTAATTGGGGAAAACTGGAATTTAGAAAACTGTTGGGCATTCTATCAAGGTTTTTATACGGCAAAACAAGATTATGCCTTAGCGTTTCCGCATCTTGATGAGGCGCCGCAAGCTGAATTACTTGCACGTATCCAGTGCGGCGATTTTGTACGTGAAATAATTAATGCACCCGCAGAAGAGATTACACCTATTGAATTAGCCAAACGTGCAGCCGCCTTTATTGAGGAACAAGCAGAAGCGTATGGCGAGAAAAGTGCGGTTCAATTTAAATTGATTTCAGGTGAAGCATTAAAAGAACAACATTACCACGGTATTTGGAACGTCGGACGTGGCTCAGCCAATCCACCTGTGATGTTACAACTTGATTTTAACCCAACAGGCAACCCAGAGGCACCAGTATTAGCCTGTTTAGTTGGGAAAGGGATTACTTTTGATAGCGGTGGTTATAGTATTAAACCCAGCGAAGGTATGAGTACAATGCGTACGGACATGGGGGGCGCAGCACTGGTTACAGGGGCGTTAGGATTAGCGATCGCTCGTGGATTGCAGCAACGTGTAAAACTTTATTTATGCTGTGCAGAAAACTTAGTGAGCAGCAATGCGTTTAAATTAGGTGACATTATTCGTTACCGTAATGGGGTAACGGCTGAAATTTTAAACACAGATGCAGAAGGTCGCTTAGTGTTAGCGGATGGATTGATTGAAGCAGATCAACAAAAGCCACAGGTTATTATTGATTGTGCGACATTAACAGGCGCAGCCAAAATGGCAGTAGGCAATGATTATCATTCTGTGTTGTCCATGGACGATAAATTGGTTGAAGCGTTATTTGCCGCGGCACATGAAGAAAAAGAACCTTTCTGGCGTTTACCGTTCGCCGAACTACACCGTTCACAAATTAGTACCGCTTTTGCGGATATCGCGAATACAGGCACTGTTCCTGTCGGAGCAGGCGCCAGTACTGCGACCGCATTTTTATCTTATTTCGTGGAAAATTATCAACAAAATTGGTTACATATTGACTGTTCTGCCACCTACCGCAAAACGGCAAGTGATTTATGGGCAGTGGGCGCAACAGGCATTGGTGTGCAAACATTAGCACATTTCTTAGTAAAAAAAGCACATGGTTAA